The following coding sequences are from one Maniola hyperantus chromosome 7, iAphHyp1.2, whole genome shotgun sequence window:
- the mRpS16 gene encoding small ribosomal subunit protein bS16m produces the protein MPLPPASGTGRYFARAAKSIRLIRQGCTNRPFYHISVTHRKRINSQPVIEQLGSYDPMPNINNEKLVALNLERIKFWLGQGAHVTNPVGELLGLAGFFPIHPRSYMTAWRNRKAERENQAKAELPKESTQ, from the exons ATGCCCCTGCCTCCGGCAAGCGGTACAGGACGCTACTTTGCTAGAGCTGCGAAATCCATTCGCCTTATACGCCAAGGATGTACAAATAGACCATTCTATCACATCTCGGTAACCCAC AGAAAAAGAATCAACAGTCAACCCGTGATAGAACAGCTGGGCTCCTACGACCCCATGCCCAATATCAACAATGAGAAACTTGTGGCTTTAAATCTGGAGAGAATAAAGTTCTGGCTCGGACAGGGGGCGCATGTCACCAACCCTGTTGGTGAACTATTAG GTTTAGCTGGTTTCTTCCCCATCCATCCTCGGTCGTACATGACAGCGTGGAGGAACAGAAAAGCTGAGAGAGAAAATCAAGCTAAAGCTGAACTGCCTAAAGAGAGTACACAATGA